TGTTAATGCAATAGCATCAAATTTACCATTAATTTCTGCCGTTCATACTAAAGCAATTGAACCTTCTGGTCCTAAAATATCAGCTTTAAAGCTGCAAGTTCCAAATTGTCCAAGTGTTAATGGAAACAGTAATTATGGACCATACCTTCCAGGCCAGACAGCAAGATGGAGAATTGCTGTTTCGAATATTGGTAATCAAAATGCTAATTTGTGTTTAATTACCGACAATCTTCCAACATATTTAACATATGCTGGTAACCCAACATATTATTATGGAGCTTTGTTTTCACCCCCAACACAATATTATCCTGGATGTAGTGGTTTTTCACTAACTCCACCAGCACAAATTGGTACAATGACTTCAACTCCAAGCATTGGGAATCAAAATTTAGTTTGGAACTTTTCAGTGTTGCCATTTAGATGCGATGGTTTGTTAGATTATTTTATAATAGAATTTGATGTGAAAATTGCCGATACACCAATTATGGCACCAGCTGGAAATTATCCTAATACTTTCAATTTTAATGCTGCCAATTATCCATTAGGAATGATTTCAAATGTTGCTACTTTAACTGTTAATGCCATTTATCAGATGACATGTTCTAAATTAGTTAAGAAGGCTACAGACCCAGTTACATCTTATGCTTCAACTGCTAATGTGCCAGTTGGAACAAATGCTGATTATATGCTAACTATTAATAATACAGGTAATATTGCATTAACGAACATCAGAATATTAGATATTCTACCACATATTGGTGATATAAAAGTTTTACCAAATTATGCCATACGTGGAAGTTTATTTGATATGCCTACAACTGGTTTGAGTGTTTCACCAACACCTTTTGCAATTTTGTACAATCAGAATATAAATTCTAAAAATCCCACTAGAACAAATTTATTTAATTGCGTTAGCTCTGATCCTGTTGGAGCAATTGCAGGAACTTGGTTAGGAACTCCATTATCAACATATTCATTCCAGTTAAATTACGGAACACTCTTAACAATTCCAGCAGCTGGGAGTGTAAGCATATTCTTTTCAGTTCCAGTTTCTCCAAATACACAAGTTGGCTTAACTGCTTGCAACAGTTACGCAGTTGAAGCTAAAGGTATAAATTCCTCAACTCCACTTTGTCCTGTAGAGCCAGCACCCGCTTGTGTTAAAGCTGATTCTGCTAAAGGTTGTGAGTGTGGTAAATGGAGATCTTTGACCTTAGGTAACAATGGAACAAGTGCCCAACAATTGTCATGTGGAAAAAGTTTTGATGTAAAATGTAATACTCAATATACATTAAATGGTACCTATGTATGTTCGTCTCAAAGCTGTACAGCTAATTATGTAGTTTCAATAACTAGCCCTTCATTGGTAACAACAACTCAGTCTTTTACTAATGTAATTTCTGGAAACTTAACTTTCAATCAAAATGGAAATTGGTTAGTTACTATTCTTGTTTATTGTGGAAACACAATTTGTGATACATGTAAATTAACTTTTAATGTTCAAGGTTGCGTATGTGATTGCGGAAGATGGGAATTCACATCATTAAATAGTAGTGTCCAAGGTCAAACTATAAGCCAACCTATCGATTGTGGAAAAGGATATAATGCAATTTGTAATAAACCTTATAGCCTTGTTGGAAATTATATTTGTAGTGGAGTTTGTAATGCTACTTATGATGTTTTGTTATTAAATCCAAGTGGAAACCCAGTTTTAAATACTACAGGAAATACAACTCTAAATACGCCAATAATTTTTACAACATCTGGAAATTATACATTATTTATTACAGTTCATTGTGGAAACAATGTTTGTGCAAAATGTGAAATACAGTTTAAAGTTGAATGCCCTCCATTAGATTGTTGTGGAAAATGGGAAAGTAACCTAACCTTAACATCGGGTAACATTAAATTCCCTGTGAAATGTGGTGATATAATTAACTTGAAATGCAAAGTAAATTATACACTTCTTGGAAATTATATTTGTAAAGATACTTGTAGACCAAAATATGTTGTTACAGTTTATAATCCTGATGGAACAACAACTGTTAATACATATACAACTTTGTCAGTACCAGTTAATTTTACTCAAAATGGAACTTATGCAATGCTCATAACTGTGTATTGTGGTAATACAATTTGTGATGAATGTAAAATAATATTCAGGGTTATTGATTGTGAATGTATATGTGGAAAATGGAAAGATTTACAATATACTTTTAGTGGACCATTAATAAAAACATATCCACAACCTCTTAAATGTGGTTCGACAATAGATGCGAATTGTAAATATTCTTATAATATTATTGGTACATATATTTGTAATACAAATTGTCCTGCAACTTATGTTATTACAATGACTGATCCAAACGGAATAACAAGCACTCAGTCTCAATCAGGGTCAATAAATTATGCACCATTGTTTACTATCTCTGGTAATTATACTGTCTTAATAGTTGTTTATTGTGGTGGAAAAATTTGTGATGAATGTAAAATTATTTTTAAAGTTGATTGTGGGGAAGTTAAAAAGTGCTGTCCAGGACAATGGACTCAGCTAACTTTGATTAATCCAGCAGTATCAAATATCCCTTTAAAATGTAATGGACAATTTAAGATTGTTTGTGATTTACAATATACATTTAATGCATCATATTCTTGCCCTGCTAATTGCACTCCAACTTATGTATTATCTATTACAAGGCCAGATGGAACTACTGGAACTAATACTTACACAAGTACTTCAATATCTCAGGTAATTAATTTTAATTTGAATGGTCTTTACACTGTAAATATTTCAGTGCAATGTGGTACTGAAAAATGTGAAGAATGCAAGTTATTTATTCTTTGTGATAAACAAGGAGGAGTAACAAAAGATTATGATGGTAAATTTATAAAAATATTTCCAAATCCATCAAATTCAAATACTTATTTACAGTTACCAGATAACTTTAATAATTACTTGATACAACTAGTAGACATTACAGGAAAAGAAGTTTATACTAAAAAATTTACTGGAGATAACATAATGTTAACAAATTTACTACCAGCTGGTTCTTATGTAGTTATTGTAACAGGAAATGGAAAAAGGTATATCGATTCTTGGATTAAGGACAAATAGTTTAAGATTAGTCTTCATTATCAAAAAACCTGAATAACTAAAATTTATTCAGGTTTTTTGTTGGGATAATACTGATTAAATATTTTCCATGTTGAAACAGTATATTTGCAACAATAGTTTTTAATTTCTTTAATATAAAAGTAATTATGACCAAGTTTTAAAACAATAGGATACTTAATATTTTACAAGTATGAATAATAAAATACGAAAAGAAGACGCATTACATTACCATTCTAAAGGTCGACCTGGTAAAATACAGGTTATACCTACTAAAGAATATAGTTCTCAACTTGATTTATCTTTAGCTTATTCACCTGGTGTAGCTGAACCATGTTTAGAAATAGCTAAAAATGAAGATGATGTTTATAAATATACTGCAAAAGGAAATCTTGTGGCTGTTATTAGTAATGGTACTGCTGTTTTAGGTCTTGGTGATATAGGACCAAAAGCAAGTAAACCGGTAATGGAAGGTAAAGGACTGCTTTTTAAAATATATGCTGATATAGATGTATTTGATATAGAACTTGATACTAAAGATGTAGATGAATTTGTAAGAACTGTTAAAATTTTAGAGCCAACTTTTGGTGGAATAAATTTAGAAGATATTAAATCACCTGAATGTTTTGAAATTGAAAGAAAACTTAAAGAAATTCTATCAATTCCAGTAATGCATGATGATCAACACGGTACAGCTATTATTAGCTCTGCAGCTTTACTGAATGCTCTTGAAATTGTAGATAAAAAAATAGATGAAATAAGAATAGTTGTTTCAGGAGCAGGTGCCTCAGCAATATCATGTACCAAACTTTACAAATCATTAGGTGTTAGATTTGATCAAATTGATATGTTTGATAGTAAAGGGCATATAAATAGCTTAAGGAGTGATTTAGATGAAATGAAAAAAGAATTTATTTCTCCAAGAAATTATAATTCTTTAAATGAAGCAATGGTTGGTGCAGATCTATTTTTAGGTTTGTCAAAAGCTAATTTGGTATCACAAGATATGGTTCGTTCTATGTCTGTAAACCCAATTGTATTTGCTATGGCTAATCCTGATCCAGAAATTACATATCCAGAAGCTATTGCTGCTAGACCAGAT
Above is a window of Chlorobiota bacterium DNA encoding:
- a CDS encoding T9SS type A sorting domain-containing protein encodes the protein MNQSQILKLTLVFLILVFTSLQHSNAQLSFAINKSSNVTTVPSGQTFTYTIAYSISGTGIANNVTITDNVPPELDVLNTLPSTVVPSWTISGTPVTFNLGNLGPTSGTVQINVRFKPGITCNNKLACNNATIQATGNSGAKSNDVCVTATAAVKFTIEKLYYSGNVINGSTTYWIFIKNPNGGDIGGLNLTNLVLKDSMPNGAVVTGATGNFSTYSQIGNAVTLTGPTTLTVQPGQAYYGTLVTVTYPSSQFSIGQTVCDTATLCYKTPCNNNVQTMSDTACVSLVAPNPQGSLSKWLTVNPYFWGGNQYLPSFTPGCCGDYLVYFFNQGNVPLINLKITDSLPKEEKIKQVWTWCPAATLVNLEYVKYDKIAGTWSPFLTAPGYPFTSVSTQTIVSNPYGSGTHDFGLNSNEYVTQLRWTYSTVASADYIYNHVQFEILPANFLTNAPVIVGQNITNNVNAIASNLPLISAVHTKAIEPSGPKISALKLQVPNCPSVNGNSNYGPYLPGQTARWRIAVSNIGNQNANLCLITDNLPTYLTYAGNPTYYYGALFSPPTQYYPGCSGFSLTPPAQIGTMTSTPSIGNQNLVWNFSVLPFRCDGLLDYFIIEFDVKIADTPIMAPAGNYPNTFNFNAANYPLGMISNVATLTVNAIYQMTCSKLVKKATDPVTSYASTANVPVGTNADYMLTINNTGNIALTNIRILDILPHIGDIKVLPNYAIRGSLFDMPTTGLSVSPTPFAILYNQNINSKNPTRTNLFNCVSSDPVGAIAGTWLGTPLSTYSFQLNYGTLLTIPAAGSVSIFFSVPVSPNTQVGLTACNSYAVEAKGINSSTPLCPVEPAPACVKADSAKGCECGKWRSLTLGNNGTSAQQLSCGKSFDVKCNTQYTLNGTYVCSSQSCTANYVVSITSPSLVTTTQSFTNVISGNLTFNQNGNWLVTILVYCGNTICDTCKLTFNVQGCVCDCGRWEFTSLNSSVQGQTISQPIDCGKGYNAICNKPYSLVGNYICSGVCNATYDVLLLNPSGNPVLNTTGNTTLNTPIIFTTSGNYTLFITVHCGNNVCAKCEIQFKVECPPLDCCGKWESNLTLTSGNIKFPVKCGDIINLKCKVNYTLLGNYICKDTCRPKYVVTVYNPDGTTTVNTYTTLSVPVNFTQNGTYAMLITVYCGNTICDECKIIFRVIDCECICGKWKDLQYTFSGPLIKTYPQPLKCGSTIDANCKYSYNIIGTYICNTNCPATYVITMTDPNGITSTQSQSGSINYAPLFTISGNYTVLIVVYCGGKICDECKIIFKVDCGEVKKCCPGQWTQLTLINPAVSNIPLKCNGQFKIVCDLQYTFNASYSCPANCTPTYVLSITRPDGTTGTNTYTSTSISQVINFNLNGLYTVNISVQCGTEKCEECKLFILCDKQGGVTKDYDGKFIKIFPNPSNSNTYLQLPDNFNNYLIQLVDITGKEVYTKKFTGDNIMLTNLLPAGSYVVIVTGNGKRYIDSWIKDK